The following coding sequences are from one Planctomicrobium piriforme window:
- the pstC gene encoding phosphate ABC transporter permease subunit PstC, giving the protein MSLRRRYTATRFQEQVIESLLFLCALVSIATTLGIVVVMLSESVFSLTGGKAFFQEISPWEFFGSTKWSPQFADKHFGVLPLLCGTILVAGIAAVTGLPIGMLAAIYLSEYAAPKVRRMVKPFLEILAGIPTVVYGYFALEFITPYVLRPFFQGMLGFDVDGFNALSAGLVVGIMIIPMVCSLSEDALRAVPRSLREAGYALGSTKYDVCVRVVVPAATSGIIASFLLAISRAIGETMAVVIAAGQSPVITLNPLKSIQTMTAFMVNISLGDTPAGSIEYKSLYAVGLTLFCITLLMNVLSQWWMHRFREVYQ; this is encoded by the coding sequence TTGTCTCTGCGTAGACGATACACCGCGACCCGATTCCAAGAGCAGGTGATCGAAAGCCTGCTCTTCCTCTGTGCGCTGGTGTCGATTGCCACCACGCTGGGGATCGTCGTCGTGATGCTGTCGGAGTCGGTGTTCTCGCTGACGGGGGGGAAGGCGTTCTTCCAGGAGATTTCTCCCTGGGAGTTCTTCGGCTCGACGAAGTGGTCGCCGCAGTTTGCGGATAAACATTTCGGCGTGCTGCCGCTCTTGTGCGGAACGATTCTGGTTGCGGGAATTGCCGCCGTGACCGGCCTGCCGATCGGGATGCTGGCGGCCATCTATCTCAGCGAGTACGCGGCCCCCAAAGTCCGTCGGATGGTGAAGCCGTTCCTGGAAATTCTGGCCGGGATTCCGACCGTCGTTTACGGGTACTTCGCGCTGGAGTTCATTACTCCCTATGTGTTGCGACCGTTCTTTCAGGGAATGCTGGGCTTCGATGTCGACGGGTTCAACGCCCTCAGCGCCGGACTGGTCGTCGGGATCATGATCATCCCTATGGTCTGTTCGCTCAGCGAAGATGCATTGCGGGCGGTGCCGCGAAGTTTACGCGAGGCGGGTTATGCGCTCGGCTCGACCAAATATGACGTCTGCGTGCGAGTGGTGGTTCCGGCGGCGACGTCGGGGATTATCGCTTCGTTCCTGCTGGCAATTTCCCGGGCGATTGGCGAGACGATGGCCGTCGTGATCGCGGCAGGACAGAGTCCGGTGATTACTCTCAATCCGCTCAAGAGTATCCAGACGATGACCGCCTTCATGGTGAATATCAGTCTGGGGGACACGCCGGCCGGATCGATTGAATACAAGAGTCTGTATGCCGTGGGATTGACCCTGTTCTGCATCACGCTGCTGATGAACGTGCTGTCACAGTGGTGGATGCACCGTTTCCGCGAGGTCTACCAATGA
- a CDS encoding phosphate ABC transporter substrate-binding protein PstS family protein: MRCNGWLLCGVLGLLLVGCEPQGKSTSESGSTTGGSGTAAAPVKGFVPEGAIAPSPETIKSGTYKPLSRPLFLYVNKAVLKKPEAIAFLEYYFSPEGRALVGESGYVELDDADYDAQVKLLDDAIKAAGGKASETLNGQVLVDGSSTVAPITTAVAEEFSKLHANVRVPVGTSGTGGGFKKFCSGEIDICDASRGIKDSEKELCQKAGIEYLEMKVGIDGLTIVVNPKADWIAGITVEELKKIWNPESKVQKWSDINPAYPNAAIKLFGPDTDSGTFEYFTEEICGKKGASRSDYQQSGDDNFLVTGVAGDEHALGYFGFAYYIENQGKLKALSVAP; the protein is encoded by the coding sequence ATGCGTTGTAATGGATGGCTGCTGTGCGGCGTGCTGGGCTTGCTGCTGGTCGGCTGCGAGCCGCAGGGAAAGTCGACTTCAGAGTCCGGCTCAACGACTGGCGGCAGCGGGACAGCAGCGGCTCCTGTGAAGGGTTTCGTGCCCGAAGGGGCGATAGCTCCAAGTCCCGAGACGATCAAGTCGGGGACTTACAAGCCCTTGTCGCGTCCGCTGTTTCTGTACGTCAACAAGGCGGTGTTGAAGAAGCCGGAGGCCATCGCCTTTCTGGAATACTACTTCAGTCCTGAAGGTCGCGCCCTGGTGGGCGAGAGCGGGTATGTCGAACTCGACGACGCCGACTATGACGCACAAGTCAAGCTGCTGGATGATGCCATCAAGGCGGCAGGCGGCAAGGCCAGTGAAACGCTCAACGGTCAGGTGCTGGTGGACGGATCGAGTACCGTCGCGCCCATCACCACCGCCGTCGCAGAAGAGTTTTCCAAGCTGCATGCCAACGTTCGGGTGCCTGTGGGCACTTCCGGAACAGGCGGCGGGTTCAAGAAATTCTGCTCCGGGGAAATCGACATCTGCGATGCCTCACGGGGTATCAAGGACTCAGAAAAAGAACTCTGCCAGAAGGCGGGAATCGAATATCTGGAAATGAAGGTCGGCATCGACGGTCTCACGATCGTCGTGAATCCCAAAGCCGACTGGATTGCCGGAATCACAGTCGAAGAGCTGAAGAAGATCTGGAATCCGGAAAGCAAGGTTCAGAAATGGTCGGACATCAATCCGGCTTACCCGAACGCAGCCATCAAATTGTTCGGGCCGGATACGGATTCCGGGACGTTTGAATACTTTACGGAAGAGATTTGCGGTAAAAAGGGGGCGTCCCGCTCCGACTATCAGCAGAGCGGCGATGACAACTTCCTGGTCACCGGGGTGGCGGGGGATGAACATGCCCTTGGCTACTTTGGCTTCGCCTATTACATCGAGAATCAGGGGAAGCTGAAGGCGTTGTCGGTTGCTCCGTGA
- a CDS encoding O-acetylhomoserine aminocarboxypropyltransferase/cysteine synthase family protein encodes MKRDTVCLHGGQSPDSATNSRAVPIYQTTSYVFNDTDHAARLFGLQEFGNIYSRIMNPTCDVLEKRLAMLEGGSGALAVASGQAAESLAVLNIAQTGQNMVASSSLYGGTYNLFHYTFPKFGIDCKFVDQSDPANFKKAINDKTRCIFVESIGNPRCDIPDFEAIAAIAHEAGIPLIVDNTLATPYLCRPFEHGADVVVHSCTKFIGGHGTSIGGAIVEKGDFPWNNGKFPELTEPDPSYHGMKFHDTFGPMNLAYILKARTQLLRDLGPAMSPFNAFLILQGLETLHLRMQRHCENAQAVAEFLSSHSKVAWVNLPTLESHPSYKLAKKYLPDGAGAVFGFGLAGKTPAEQRERGIKLINGVKLFSHLANVGDSKSLIIHPASTTHQQLTAEEQQATGVSPGFVRLSVGTEDKSDLIADLKQALDQI; translated from the coding sequence ATGAAACGAGATACTGTTTGTCTGCATGGCGGCCAGTCGCCGGATTCGGCGACCAATTCGCGCGCCGTTCCGATCTACCAGACGACCTCCTACGTCTTCAACGACACCGATCACGCCGCGCGGCTGTTCGGCCTGCAGGAATTCGGGAACATCTATTCCCGAATCATGAACCCCACCTGTGACGTACTGGAAAAACGTCTGGCGATGCTGGAAGGTGGAAGCGGGGCTCTCGCCGTCGCATCCGGTCAGGCCGCCGAATCACTGGCCGTTCTGAACATCGCCCAGACCGGGCAGAACATGGTGGCGTCATCCAGCCTGTACGGCGGGACGTACAACCTGTTCCATTACACGTTCCCCAAGTTCGGGATCGACTGCAAGTTCGTCGATCAGTCGGATCCGGCGAACTTCAAAAAGGCGATCAACGACAAGACGCGGTGCATCTTCGTCGAGTCGATCGGCAACCCGCGCTGCGACATCCCCGACTTCGAAGCGATTGCCGCGATTGCTCACGAGGCGGGCATTCCGTTGATCGTCGACAATACGCTGGCGACCCCGTACCTGTGTCGGCCGTTCGAGCATGGGGCGGACGTGGTGGTTCACTCCTGCACCAAGTTCATTGGGGGGCACGGGACGTCGATTGGCGGAGCCATTGTCGAGAAAGGGGACTTCCCCTGGAATAACGGCAAGTTCCCGGAACTGACCGAGCCTGACCCGTCGTATCACGGCATGAAGTTCCATGACACGTTCGGGCCGATGAACCTCGCCTACATTCTCAAGGCCCGCACGCAACTGCTCCGCGACCTGGGACCGGCGATGAGTCCGTTCAACGCGTTTCTGATTCTGCAGGGTCTGGAAACGCTCCACCTGCGGATGCAGCGACACTGTGAGAACGCCCAGGCCGTGGCCGAGTTCCTGTCGTCGCATTCAAAGGTCGCATGGGTCAACCTGCCGACGCTGGAATCGCATCCGTCGTACAAGCTGGCGAAGAAGTACCTGCCGGACGGTGCGGGGGCAGTGTTCGGGTTTGGTCTGGCCGGCAAAACCCCTGCCGAACAGCGCGAACGGGGGATCAAGCTGATCAACGGGGTGAAGTTGTTCTCGCACCTGGCGAATGTGGGTGACAGCAAATCACTGATCATTCATCCGGCGAGCACCACGCACCAGCAGTTGACCGCCGAAGAACAACAGGCGACCGGCGTTTCGCCGGGCTTTGTGCGGCTGTCGGTCGGAACAGAAGACAAATCCGACCTGATTGCCGACCTCAAGCAGGCACTCGACCAGATCTAG
- a CDS encoding DUF2179 domain-containing protein: MSWLDGLQVWQLALAIFSLRIVDVSMGTLRTICVVQGRTLVSVCLGFCEVLVWITVMNQVIHKASGSPLLLMAYAGGFATGNAVGIALERWLALGAVMVRVVSTHHGEELADMFRDRTARVFSFDGRDSHDPMTLIYVVMRRREVKPLIALARRIDPDLFYSVESLRESSALVGSPLSQPAGLRKQVESGMTGRTVVDQVL; this comes from the coding sequence ATGTCGTGGCTGGATGGATTGCAGGTCTGGCAGCTGGCTCTCGCCATTTTTTCGCTGCGGATTGTGGATGTCTCGATGGGAACCCTGCGCACGATCTGCGTCGTGCAGGGGCGGACGCTCGTGTCCGTGTGTCTGGGCTTTTGCGAGGTGCTGGTCTGGATCACCGTGATGAATCAGGTGATCCACAAAGCGTCCGGCAGTCCGCTATTGCTGATGGCCTATGCCGGTGGGTTTGCGACAGGGAATGCAGTCGGCATCGCCCTCGAACGCTGGCTTGCCCTCGGAGCCGTCATGGTACGAGTCGTCTCTACGCATCATGGAGAAGAGCTTGCCGACATGTTTCGCGATCGCACTGCACGCGTCTTCTCGTTCGACGGCCGCGATTCGCATGACCCGATGACGCTGATCTATGTGGTGATGCGCCGCCGCGAGGTGAAGCCGCTCATCGCGCTCGCCCGACGAATCGATCCCGATCTGTTTTACTCGGTGGAATCGCTCCGCGAGAGCAGCGCCTTGGTGGGGTCGCCGTTGTCGCAGCCCGCAGGCTTGCGGAAGCAAGTCGAAAGTGGAATGACCGGTCGCACCGTCGTTGACCAGGTTCTGTGA
- a CDS encoding protein arginine kinase, which yields MDLDDLIRTSGEWLRGTGPESDIVVSSRIRLARNLAGYPFPPRADEPVRNEINGILREQISRLSVGPPLDYVAVNDLLKVDRQFLVERQLISREHAESQGPRGACIGRQETVSLMINEEDHLRMQVLRSGYALDDCWNEINRIDDELEQQIAFAFSDEFGYLTSCPTNAGTGMRVSVMLHLPALVMTKEIQKVFQAMHKMSLAVRGLYGEGSQAMGDFYQISNQVTLGKSEEQIIQNLKRVIPDVLGYERKARQALVKEDRQRLHDQVSRAMGILSSARQISTEETMELLSSVRMGINLGLVDDIEIATVNELCIQTQPAHLQKIRGEALESSERNAVRASLLRDRLTGKHPNQN from the coding sequence GTGGACCTGGACGATCTGATCAGAACGAGCGGTGAATGGCTGCGGGGGACAGGTCCGGAATCGGACATTGTCGTTTCCAGCCGGATTCGCCTGGCCAGAAATCTGGCCGGCTACCCCTTTCCCCCTCGTGCCGACGAGCCAGTCCGCAACGAAATCAACGGGATTCTGCGGGAGCAGATCAGCCGTCTCTCCGTGGGGCCACCGCTCGACTATGTTGCGGTGAACGACCTGCTGAAGGTCGATCGCCAGTTTCTGGTGGAGCGCCAGCTCATCAGCCGCGAGCATGCTGAGTCACAAGGACCGCGCGGCGCCTGCATCGGTCGGCAGGAAACCGTCAGCCTGATGATCAACGAAGAAGACCATCTGCGGATGCAGGTGCTTCGCAGCGGTTATGCCCTCGATGACTGCTGGAACGAAATCAATCGCATCGACGACGAACTCGAACAGCAGATCGCGTTCGCCTTCAGCGATGAGTTCGGCTACCTGACCTCGTGCCCGACGAATGCCGGCACGGGGATGCGGGTCAGCGTGATGCTGCATCTGCCTGCCCTGGTGATGACCAAAGAGATTCAAAAAGTCTTTCAGGCGATGCACAAGATGAGCCTGGCCGTCCGCGGACTGTACGGCGAGGGAAGTCAGGCGATGGGGGACTTCTACCAGATCTCCAATCAGGTGACGCTGGGGAAATCGGAAGAGCAGATCATCCAGAATCTGAAGCGAGTGATTCCCGACGTACTGGGCTACGAACGCAAGGCGCGGCAGGCACTGGTGAAAGAGGACCGCCAGCGGCTGCACGATCAGGTGTCGCGGGCCATGGGAATTCTCAGTAGCGCGCGGCAGATCTCCACCGAAGAGACGATGGAACTGCTGTCGAGCGTGCGAATGGGCATCAATCTCGGTCTGGTCGACGACATCGAAATCGCCACCGTGAATGAACTTTGCATTCAGACGCAGCCGGCGCATCTGCAGAAGATCCGCGGCGAGGCGCTGGAGTCGTCCGAGCGGAATGCGGTCCGGGCATCGCTGCTGCGAGATCGCCTGACAGGCAAGCACCCAAATCAAAATTAG
- a CDS encoding peroxiredoxin: MRAYTVLAVMGAMLLCAKGSEAMDELKVGSPAPKFAALDDTGAEWKSDDHVGKKVVVVYFYPADMTGGCTKQACKFRDDMSSLTELDIEVVGVSGDTVRNHQLFKQAYDLNYALLADTEGKVAQAFGVPFTAGEKSVTAKINGKDETLVRLGTSKRWTFVIDQKGKIAYINANVNPETDSHQVAEVVKDLKKGF, encoded by the coding sequence ATGCGTGCTTACACGGTTTTGGCGGTCATGGGGGCAATGTTGCTGTGTGCGAAGGGGAGCGAAGCGATGGATGAATTGAAAGTTGGCTCGCCGGCTCCGAAATTCGCGGCTCTGGACGACACCGGTGCGGAGTGGAAGTCGGACGACCATGTCGGCAAGAAAGTCGTGGTGGTGTACTTCTATCCGGCCGATATGACCGGGGGCTGCACCAAGCAGGCCTGCAAATTCCGCGACGATATGTCGTCACTGACGGAACTGGACATCGAAGTTGTCGGCGTCAGCGGCGACACGGTTCGCAATCACCAGTTGTTCAAGCAGGCTTATGATCTGAACTATGCCCTGCTGGCCGACACCGAGGGCAAAGTCGCCCAGGCGTTCGGAGTGCCGTTTACTGCGGGTGAAAAATCGGTCACCGCGAAGATCAATGGCAAGGACGAGACGCTGGTGCGGCTGGGAACTTCCAAACGCTGGACGTTCGTGATCGACCAGAAGGGGAAAATCGCCTACATCAACGCGAATGTGAACCCCGAGACCGACAGCCATCAGGTGGCGGAAGTGGTCAAGGATCTGAAAAAAGGCTTCTAA